From the Butyrivibrio fibrisolvens genome, one window contains:
- a CDS encoding flagellar brake protein, translated as MLSDYIIPGNRIELQTYSSGYSDNSGDRKSYASKIYDIISEERIDVMMPMEKGQLQLLPVDGIYNIVFYSDKGLFQCTGRVEDRYRSNNMYILTLELTSPLSKLQRREYYRFSCAINFKFRSLSEEEDEAIKDSPFFSIDGDLPMAKGMIVDISGGGIRFIASERMDENTRLYICYQLPQKGVLKDYRIIGQILKTRELENKQGSFEHRVKYTNIDEDDREDIIHYIFEEERKMMRRM; from the coding sequence ATGCTATCTGATTACATCATACCGGGAAACAGAATAGAACTTCAGACATATTCAAGTGGTTATAGTGACAACAGTGGTGATAGAAAATCTTATGCCAGCAAGATATACGATATCATATCCGAAGAGAGGATAGATGTCATGATGCCTATGGAGAAGGGACAGCTTCAGCTTCTTCCTGTAGATGGTATCTATAACATCGTGTTCTACTCAGACAAGGGGCTGTTTCAGTGCACTGGCAGAGTTGAGGACAGATACAGGTCCAACAATATGTATATTCTGACACTGGAACTTACAAGTCCGCTTTCCAAGCTCCAGCGAAGAGAATATTACAGATTCAGTTGTGCTATTAATTTTAAATTCAGGAGCCTTTCGGAAGAAGAGGATGAAGCTATTAAGGACAGTCCTTTTTTCTCAATAGATGGAGACCTTCCTATGGCTAAGGGTATGATCGTTGATATAAGCGGCGGTGGTATCAGATTTATAGCATCTGAAAGGATGGACGAGAATACCAGGCTGTACATATGTTATCAGCTTCCTCAAAAAGGTGTTCTTAAGGATTACAGGATCATAGGACAGATACTTAAGACAAGAGAACTTGAGAACAAGCAGGGGAGTTTTGAACACAGAGTGAAGTATACCAATATAGATGAGGATGATAGAGAAGATATAATTCATTACATCTTCGAAGAAGAACGTAAAATGATGCGTAGAATGTGA
- a CDS encoding MinD/ParA family protein, protein MQDQATQLRNIIKNANSSRSNRPLARVITVTSGKGGVGKSNVAINLAIQFRKMGQRVIILDADFGLANIEIMFGTVPKHNLCDLIYQGKNIKEIITWGPMGVGFISGGSGISGMYNLSRDYLVYIIVNLAELDAIADTIIVDTGAGISDAVLEFLVASGEIILVTTPEPTSITDSYSLLKALNHHPRFSREDTVIKTVSNRVGSEAEGQQLYHKLSAVSNRYLKLPLTYLGSIPQDQQLSNAVMQQSPVSIAFPNAKSVRSFESIARNLSGALGTEPEVQPRGMAAFFSHIIKSRKLESTTAEAVSGTKG, encoded by the coding sequence ATGCAGGATCAGGCTACTCAGCTTAGGAATATTATAAAAAATGCAAATTCGTCAAGATCCAACAGGCCTCTTGCCAGGGTTATAACCGTAACCAGCGGCAAAGGCGGTGTTGGCAAGAGTAACGTTGCTATCAATCTGGCCATTCAGTTTCGAAAGATGGGACAGAGGGTCATAATCCTTGATGCAGATTTCGGGCTTGCCAATATCGAGATCATGTTCGGGACTGTTCCTAAACATAATCTGTGCGATCTTATATATCAGGGCAAAAATATTAAAGAGATCATAACCTGGGGACCTATGGGCGTAGGCTTTATCTCCGGAGGTTCCGGGATATCGGGTATGTATAATCTTTCAAGAGATTATCTTGTTTATATAATAGTTAATCTTGCGGAACTGGATGCAATAGCCGATACAATAATTGTAGATACGGGAGCAGGTATCTCTGATGCTGTTCTGGAATTTCTGGTTGCAAGCGGCGAGATTATACTGGTGACTACTCCGGAACCAACATCCATCACTGATTCCTACTCACTTCTTAAAGCGCTTAATCACCATCCCAGATTTAGTAGGGAAGATACTGTTATCAAAACGGTCTCGAACAGAGTCGGATCCGAGGCAGAGGGCCAGCAGCTCTACCATAAGCTTAGTGCGGTTTCCAACAGGTACTTAAAGCTTCCTTTGACTTATCTTGGCTCTATTCCGCAGGACCAGCAGCTATCTAATGCTGTTATGCAGCAATCGCCTGTGTCGATTGCTTTTCCGAATGCAAAGTCGGTTAGATCATTTGAAAGTATTGCCAGAAATCTGAGCGGGGCTTTGGGCACTGAGCCGGAGGTACAGCCAAGAGGTATGGCAGCTTTCTTTTCACATATCATTAAGAGCAGAAAACTTGAATCTACCACAGCCGAGGCCGTGAGCGGCACGAAAGGATGA
- the flhF gene encoding flagellar biosynthesis protein FlhF — translation MIIKKFVGKTEEDATQQARDELGTGIVVMNVRPVRRVGFWSFLQKPKTEVTVALEEEPDLSDRIVRPKKSQITPDKDKDTAAVEEPVDINKKLVKAAQSGILPPLKVAGADSLKLATSNAVAAENATASSVVLERAGVTVPSSNSVIEEKLDSLHSLLEQNIVRPQKDAGSSKDALEHKESTNASSNNSTNVNSKDDPIPDETLSFIKLLYNTMIENEVDERYVNELTDEAHRFARPGIPLEYFLSNVYQKMILKFGKPEEITPSENGVKAEIFIGPTGVGKTTTIAKLASNLSVTAHKKVALITVDTYRIAAAEQLRTYASILEIPFRVIYSVEDIRKAADDFQDMDYIMVDTAGHSIHNDEQKSEVGKFVDALKEKMDTDTFLVMSASTKYRDLLEIVDAYKEDFDYKLIFTKMDETGAVGNLYNIRLHTGAPMSYITNGQNVPDDIAVFDAQRVVKSLLGGKGTL, via the coding sequence ATGATCATCAAGAAGTTTGTTGGTAAAACAGAAGAAGATGCCACGCAGCAGGCAAGAGATGAACTTGGTACAGGGATAGTAGTGATGAATGTCAGACCTGTGCGAAGAGTTGGCTTTTGGTCTTTTCTTCAAAAGCCCAAAACAGAGGTGACGGTTGCTCTTGAAGAAGAACCCGATCTGTCTGATAGGATAGTGCGCCCTAAAAAGAGTCAGATAACGCCTGATAAGGACAAGGATACTGCAGCCGTGGAAGAGCCTGTAGACATTAATAAAAAACTTGTCAAGGCAGCCCAGTCTGGTATACTTCCGCCTCTTAAAGTCGCTGGGGCCGATTCGTTAAAACTTGCTACTTCCAATGCCGTTGCAGCAGAGAATGCCACGGCTTCTTCGGTTGTCCTTGAAAGGGCAGGAGTCACTGTTCCATCTTCCAATTCAGTTATTGAAGAAAAGCTTGACTCTCTTCATTCACTTCTTGAACAGAATATTGTGCGTCCGCAAAAGGATGCCGGGTCTTCTAAAGACGCTTTGGAACATAAAGAAAGCACGAATGCGTCTTCTAACAATAGTACTAATGTAAATTCCAAGGATGATCCTATTCCGGATGAGACTTTGTCTTTTATCAAGCTCTTATATAACACTATGATCGAGAATGAAGTTGACGAGCGCTATGTTAATGAGCTTACTGATGAAGCTCACAGATTTGCAAGGCCGGGTATACCGCTTGAATACTTTCTTAGCAATGTGTATCAGAAGATGATACTTAAGTTTGGTAAGCCTGAAGAGATCACTCCTTCTGAAAATGGCGTCAAGGCTGAAATATTTATAGGACCAACAGGCGTAGGCAAGACTACTACTATTGCCAAGCTTGCATCTAACCTGTCTGTAACAGCTCACAAGAAAGTTGCACTTATAACAGTTGATACATACAGGATTGCTGCTGCAGAGCAGCTTCGAACCTATGCTTCTATTCTGGAGATTCCATTCAGAGTCATCTATAGCGTAGAGGATATAAGGAAGGCTGCTGATGATTTTCAGGATATGGATTATATCATGGTGGATACAGCAGGACATTCTATTCACAATGATGAGCAAAAGAGTGAAGTGGGCAAATTTGTGGATGCACTTAAAGAAAAGATGGATACGGATACCTTCCTTGTTATGAGCGCATCTACCAAGTACCGTGATCTTTTAGAGATCGTGGATGCGTATAAAGAGGATTTTGACTACAAGCTTATTTTTACCAAAATGGATGAAACCGGTGCGGTTGGCAATCTCTACAATATAAGGCTTCATACCGGTGCTCCCATGTCTTATATCACAAATGGTCAGAATGTTCCTGATGATATTGCGGTATTTGACGCGCAGAGGGTTGTTAAGAGCCTTCTGGGAGGCAAAGGCACGCTGTGA
- the flhA gene encoding flagellar biosynthesis protein FlhA, with protein sequence MNRKKFTELVFDYGVALYVVSALIMLIIPIPAWLMDLLLAVDLSIAFAILFNAMYVKEALDMSFYPTMLLCTTVFRIALNVSSTRLILTTGDPGKVIEVFGQFVGAGDLIIGIIVYFILIIVQFVVINKGSERVSEVTARFTLDAMPGKQMAIDADLNTGVIDDKEAKRRRDHIQQEATFFGNMDGASKYVKGDAAAGLIITAVNIVGGILMGVLRQGLPMNEAVDKYTILTIGDGLVSSIPSLCTSLATGVLVTKGAGESDFGHTLIKQVFGLPKVMYLVGAVVAFLGLFSPLPPVIYVAIGAVYIFGARMMQQRVEEASTEEAAAQEEETEAEEIRQPENVNSLLQVDPIELEFGYGIIPLADVNQGGDLLDRVVMIRRQIALELGTVVPIIRLRDNIQLNPNQYIIKIKGIQISEGEILFDHYMAMNPGHVEEEITGIPTFEPSFHLPAIWITESQRERAESMGYTVVDPPSIIATHLTEVIREHIAELLTRQDVQNLVNNLKENNSALVDELVPKLMSLGEIEKVLQNLLSEGISIRDLVTIFETLADYAPSTHDTDILTEYVRQSLKRAISNKYFISGETTSVVTLDPKVEQEIMGSVKQTETGAYLTLDPERTRAILKSVVTQAKKLEDNGRSPIVMTSPIVRMYFKKMTEDAYKDLIVISYNEVESDVELQSVGMVTA encoded by the coding sequence ATGAATCGTAAGAAGTTCACTGAGCTGGTATTTGACTACGGCGTTGCACTTTACGTAGTATCTGCTCTTATCATGCTCATCATCCCTATACCCGCATGGCTTATGGATCTTCTCCTTGCAGTCGATCTGTCTATAGCATTTGCTATTTTGTTTAATGCCATGTATGTCAAGGAAGCTCTGGATATGAGTTTCTACCCTACGATGCTTCTATGTACCACGGTATTTAGAATAGCTCTTAACGTTTCATCTACAAGACTTATACTTACCACAGGTGATCCCGGCAAAGTTATCGAAGTATTCGGTCAGTTCGTTGGTGCCGGCGATCTTATTATTGGTATTATCGTATATTTTATCCTTATAATCGTTCAGTTCGTAGTTATCAACAAAGGTTCTGAACGTGTATCTGAAGTTACTGCAAGATTTACACTTGATGCTATGCCCGGTAAGCAGATGGCTATCGACGCCGATCTTAATACGGGTGTTATAGATGACAAGGAAGCTAAGAGAAGACGTGATCATATACAGCAGGAAGCTACCTTTTTTGGTAACATGGACGGTGCTTCCAAGTACGTAAAGGGAGATGCTGCTGCAGGCCTTATCATCACAGCTGTCAACATCGTAGGTGGTATCCTTATGGGAGTTCTAAGACAGGGGCTTCCCATGAATGAAGCTGTTGACAAGTACACGATATTAACTATAGGTGATGGTCTTGTATCTTCAATCCCTTCACTTTGTACATCCCTTGCAACAGGTGTTCTTGTAACCAAGGGCGCCGGAGAGTCTGACTTTGGACATACTCTTATCAAACAGGTTTTCGGACTTCCTAAGGTTATGTACCTTGTAGGCGCTGTAGTAGCATTCCTTGGACTTTTTTCACCACTTCCACCTGTTATATATGTGGCTATAGGCGCTGTGTATATATTCGGTGCAAGGATGATGCAGCAAAGGGTTGAGGAGGCATCTACAGAAGAGGCTGCAGCTCAGGAGGAAGAGACGGAGGCAGAAGAGATAAGGCAGCCTGAGAATGTCAATTCGCTCCTTCAGGTAGATCCTATTGAGCTTGAGTTTGGTTATGGTATCATCCCCCTTGCTGATGTCAATCAGGGCGGAGACCTTTTAGACAGAGTTGTTATGATAAGGCGTCAGATAGCTCTTGAACTTGGAACTGTAGTTCCTATCATACGTCTTCGTGATAACATCCAGCTCAATCCTAACCAGTATATTATTAAAATAAAAGGTATACAGATAAGTGAGGGCGAGATTCTGTTCGATCATTATATGGCCATGAATCCGGGACATGTAGAAGAGGAGATCACAGGTATACCCACTTTCGAACCTTCTTTCCATCTGCCTGCTATATGGATCACTGAGAGCCAGAGAGAGAGGGCTGAATCAATGGGCTACACTGTAGTTGATCCGCCGTCTATAATCGCAACACACCTTACTGAAGTAATAAGAGAGCATATAGCAGAACTTCTTACAAGACAGGATGTACAGAATCTTGTCAATAACCTTAAAGAGAACAATTCTGCTCTTGTTGATGAACTTGTACCCAAGCTTATGAGCCTTGGTGAGATAGAGAAGGTACTTCAGAATCTTCTTTCTGAAGGTATATCAATAAGAGATCTTGTAACCATTTTTGAGACACTTGCAGACTATGCACCCAGTACTCATGATACGGACATACTTACTGAATATGTACGTCAGAGCCTCAAGAGAGCTATATCCAATAAGTATTTCATATCAGGTGAGACTACAAGCGTTGTGACTCTTGATCCCAAGGTGGAGCAGGAGATCATGGGATCTGTCAAACAGACAGAGACTGGTGCTTATCTGACTCTTGATCCGGAAAGGACAAGGGCGATACTTAAGAGTGTTGTAACTCAGGCTAAGAAGCTAGAAGACAATGGCAGAAGTCCTATAGTTATGACTTCACCTATCGTAAGGATGTATTTTAAGAAGATGACTGAAGATGCTTACAAAGATCTGATCGTTATATCTTATAACGAGGTAGAGAGTGATGTTGAGCTTCAGTCGGTTGGAATGGTAACGGCATAA
- the flhB gene encoding flagellar biosynthesis protein FlhB: MDLRLRYDLQFFAKEGPGGEKTEEATGKRLNDARKKGQVAKSQEITVAADLFAFFIILSIYKEYLGTNFVFLFNDIYGNIPDTIVMVDGYIPKATFDSLFVKIIIIALITVLPYLIAGFVLALICNIVQFGFKITTEPMKPKFSKLNPLNGIKRIFSVQSLFNLVKSLMKIGLISIVVYVTLTGRNESLFLLYDMPLRQGIALMGDIIIDLGLRCAFVYIIIAAADFIYQKHKFREDMKMTKQEVKDEYKDTEGDPQVKSKQKQKMREASQRRMMKELPKADVVITNPTHYAVALVYNQDEDPAPKVIAKGADYVAMKIKEAAKENHIEIVEDKPLARMLYANVEIGEFIPPELYKAVAEVLAYVYKLQGKI, encoded by the coding sequence ATGGACTTACGCCTTAGATATGATCTTCAGTTTTTTGCCAAAGAAGGTCCTGGCGGTGAGAAGACTGAAGAAGCTACCGGTAAACGATTAAATGATGCAAGAAAAAAAGGTCAGGTTGCCAAGAGTCAGGAGATAACCGTCGCAGCGGACCTTTTTGCCTTTTTTATCATACTAAGTATTTATAAAGAATATCTTGGAACTAATTTTGTATTCCTTTTTAATGATATCTATGGCAATATTCCAGACACTATCGTGATGGTGGATGGATATATTCCTAAAGCTACCTTTGATTCCCTTTTTGTTAAGATCATAATAATAGCTCTTATTACGGTGCTTCCGTATCTTATCGCGGGCTTTGTTCTTGCTCTTATCTGCAATATAGTTCAGTTCGGCTTCAAGATAACAACAGAGCCTATGAAACCCAAGTTCAGTAAGCTCAACCCTCTAAACGGTATCAAGCGTATCTTCTCGGTTCAGTCATTGTTTAATCTGGTTAAATCCCTTATGAAGATAGGTCTTATATCTATAGTCGTATATGTGACCTTGACAGGGAGAAATGAGTCACTGTTCCTGCTCTATGATATGCCTCTTCGTCAGGGGATTGCCCTTATGGGAGATATAATCATAGATCTTGGACTTCGCTGCGCTTTTGTATATATCATTATCGCTGCGGCAGATTTTATATACCAAAAGCATAAATTCCGTGAAGACATGAAGATGACCAAGCAGGAAGTTAAGGATGAGTATAAGGATACAGAAGGTGATCCTCAGGTCAAGTCCAAACAGAAGCAGAAGATGAGAGAAGCATCCCAGCGCCGTATGATGAAAGAACTACCCAAAGCGGACGTTGTCATCACTAACCCGACTCATTATGCGGTAGCTCTTGTATATAATCAGGATGAGGACCCTGCTCCCAAAGTCATCGCCAAAGGTGCCGACTATGTAGCTATGAAGATAAAAGAAGCTGCCAAAGAAAACCATATTGAGATAGTAGAAGATAAGCCCCTTGCGAGAATGCTCTATGCCAATGTTGAGATAGGCGAATTCATCCCCCCGGAGCTCTACAAGGCTGTAGCGGAAGTACTGGCATATGTCTACAAGCTTCAGGGCAAAATATAA
- a CDS encoding flagellar biosynthetic protein FliR: MIDVTFTYGDLEYFLLILVRVSAFVFVAPFFSARGIPARYKVAFSLFIAIVLYDVAPRAGLNYSTVYGYAFIVIKEVLSGAILAFAALICMQIGSFAGQIIDMMTGLSMVSIMDPTTNTNVTITGAMYQQMLMIMLIISGMYRYLIKALADSFTIIPVNGADFQMHFLLRTMLEFMKDYMVIGFRITLPVFIVSFTMNIVLGILAKVSPQLNMFAVGMQLKILVGLGILFLTSSMLSIASDFVFDQMKILIQEFAYGLTP, encoded by the coding sequence ATGATAGACGTAACCTTTACTTATGGAGATCTTGAATATTTTCTTTTGATCCTCGTGCGCGTATCTGCGTTTGTATTTGTTGCGCCTTTTTTCTCAGCAAGAGGAATCCCTGCAAGATACAAAGTTGCCTTTTCGCTCTTTATCGCCATAGTCCTCTATGACGTAGCCCCAAGAGCAGGCCTTAATTATTCCACAGTATATGGTTATGCCTTCATAGTCATAAAAGAAGTTTTGTCAGGAGCAATACTTGCCTTTGCGGCACTTATCTGTATGCAGATAGGAAGCTTTGCAGGACAGATCATAGACATGATGACAGGTCTTTCCATGGTATCTATCATGGATCCTACCACCAATACCAACGTGACAATAACAGGAGCGATGTACCAGCAGATGCTCATGATAATGCTTATAATAAGCGGTATGTACAGATATCTTATAAAGGCACTTGCAGACTCTTTTACCATAATCCCTGTAAACGGAGCCGACTTCCAGATGCATTTCCTTTTAAGAACTATGCTTGAATTCATGAAAGATTACATGGTCATAGGCTTTAGGATCACACTTCCTGTGTTTATAGTATCTTTTACCATGAATATAGTCCTTGGTATCCTTGCCAAGGTATCACCTCAGCTCAACATGTTCGCTGTAGGTATGCAGCTCAAGATATTAGTGGGACTTGGAATTTTGTTTCTTACAAGCTCTATGTTATCGATTGCATCTGATTTTGTATTCGATCAGATGAAAATACTGATCCAGGAGTTCGCTTATGGACTTACGCCTTAG
- the fliQ gene encoding flagellar biosynthesis protein FliQ yields the protein MDAGVVNQIIRDALFLVIKVGGPMLLASLIMGLIISIFQTVTSIQEQTLTFVPKLLVAFGCLIFLGSYMGTQISDFMTKLWSDFSLYIH from the coding sequence ATGGATGCCGGAGTTGTTAATCAGATCATAAGAGATGCACTATTCTTAGTTATCAAAGTCGGAGGCCCAATGCTCCTGGCTTCCCTTATCATGGGTCTAATAATCTCAATATTCCAGACGGTTACATCGATCCAAGAACAGACGCTGACTTTCGTGCCTAAACTCCTAGTTGCCTTTGGCTGTTTGATTTTCCTAGGAAGTTACATGGGTACTCAAATATCAGACTTTATGACCAAACTCTGGTCTGACTTCTCTCTTTATATTCACTAA
- the fliP gene encoding flagellar type III secretion system pore protein FliP (The bacterial flagellar biogenesis protein FliP forms a type III secretion system (T3SS)-type pore required for flagellar assembly.): MRNPKGKDNIRRLYSTAVISTVAFAGMVAFLFFAIPIVSYATEAGTVYVDDTTDTDPTIEPDYHLTGTDDERTNITEPGTAQTAEDLSELNIANYVTVTYDNGNGEINGALRIFITLTLLALLPSFIIMMTSFTRIILVLHFTRTALNTQTAPPNMVIIGLALFLTFFIMQPTILRVYNEAYVPFENGELTQQELLDSAMKPIREFMYPQTQRKDVVMFMEISGDEWDGTLDDIPTTVLVPSFMISELRTGFIIGFLIYIPFIVIDMVVASVLMSMGMMMLPPTTISMPFKILLFVLADGWNLIIGSLVKTFY; the protein is encoded by the coding sequence ATGAGAAATCCTAAGGGAAAGGACAACATACGCCGGCTTTATTCTACGGCTGTCATCAGCACCGTAGCATTTGCGGGTATGGTGGCCTTTCTTTTCTTTGCTATTCCAATAGTATCTTATGCGACCGAGGCCGGAACGGTTTACGTTGACGACACCACGGATACTGACCCTACAATAGAACCGGATTATCATCTTACAGGTACTGACGATGAACGTACCAATATCACAGAACCCGGCACGGCTCAAACGGCAGAAGATCTATCGGAACTTAATATAGCCAACTATGTCACTGTTACTTATGACAACGGTAACGGCGAAATTAATGGTGCACTGCGCATTTTCATAACACTTACTTTACTTGCGCTGCTGCCTTCTTTTATCATCATGATGACCTCTTTTACGAGGATCATCCTGGTTCTTCACTTTACCCGAACAGCACTTAATACACAGACAGCCCCTCCTAACATGGTAATAATAGGACTGGCTTTGTTTCTGACATTCTTTATCATGCAGCCGACTATACTAAGAGTATATAATGAAGCATACGTCCCCTTTGAAAATGGCGAATTAACACAGCAGGAACTACTAGACAGTGCCATGAAACCCATAAGAGAGTTCATGTATCCTCAGACCCAGCGTAAGGACGTAGTCATGTTCATGGAGATAAGCGGCGATGAATGGGACGGTACCTTAGATGACATACCTACAACAGTTCTGGTTCCATCATTTATGATAAGTGAATTAAGAACAGGATTCATCATAGGCTTTCTTATCTACATTCCATTTATAGTGATAGATATGGTAGTAGCTTCAGTACTCATGTCAATGGGTATGATGATGCTGCCACCAACTACGATCTCAATGCCTTTTAAAATCCTGCTATTCGTCCTAGCCGACGGCTGGAACCTGATAATAGGAAGCCTGGTTAAAACTTTCTATTAG
- a CDS encoding flagellar biosynthetic protein FliO, producing the protein MIFLFIVILVLTYFTTRFIAGYQKNHSVNTNIESVEVMRLSPSQYVQIIRIGQKYVAIAVSKDSIEKLCELSSEDVEAISQEETSMNSFRDVMDKIKQGLQR; encoded by the coding sequence GTGATATTTCTATTCATAGTTATACTGGTGCTGACATATTTTACCACCAGATTTATTGCTGGATATCAGAAAAATCATTCTGTGAATACCAACATTGAATCTGTTGAAGTTATGCGCCTTAGCCCGAGCCAATATGTACAGATAATACGTATTGGCCAAAAGTATGTGGCAATAGCTGTGAGCAAGGATTCCATAGAAAAACTCTGCGAGCTTTCATCCGAGGACGTGGAAGCGATTTCGCAGGAGGAGACTTCTATGAATTCCTTCAGAGATGTCATGGACAAAATTAAACAGGGTTTGCAGCGATAA
- a CDS encoding response regulator, whose product MAKNVLVCDDAAFMRMMIKDILTKNGYNVAGEAENGAKAVEKYNELHPDLVLMDITMPEMDGIQALKKIKEGDPKAVVIMCSAMGQQAMVVEAIQSGARDFIVKPFQADRVLEAVKKVIG is encoded by the coding sequence ATGGCAAAAAATGTGTTAGTTTGTGATGACGCAGCATTTATGAGAATGATGATCAAGGATATTCTTACAAAAAATGGCTACAATGTCGCAGGCGAAGCAGAGAATGGAGCTAAGGCTGTTGAGAAGTACAACGAGCTTCATCCGGATCTTGTGCTTATGGATATCACTATGCCTGAGATGGATGGAATACAGGCTTTGAAGAAGATCAAAGAAGGTGATCCTAAGGCGGTAGTTATCATGTGTTCAGCAATGGGTCAGCAGGCCATGGTTGTTGAAGCTATACAGTCAGGCGCTCGTGACTTTATTGTTAAGCCTTTCCAGGCAGACCGCGTTCTCGAGGCTGTCAAGAAGGTTATAGGATAA
- the fliY gene encoding flagellar motor switch phosphatase FliY — protein sequence MDGTLSQDEINALLEGMDTSGGADSGDSAPAGGGAMSSEIDESLLTDVEKDAVGEVANISMGSSATTLFSLVNQKVNITTPRVTLCNWDRLMADYERPCVFVQIKYTIGLDGSNIMILKEHDVMVITDLMMGGDGTNIQDGEIGELQLSAISEAMNQMMGAAATALSSMIDQKVDISPPQATLLAAMDTDPGEIAEFLRGTFVRITFKMQIGDLVDSSIMQLYPVDFAKSLYDTFITSTKEDQLPPPGEPAPAPAPSPAPAAPGPEAAAPSMDQSQMMGQPMMGQPMMGQPMMMQQPMMMQPQMMPMQNMNVQPASFQNFSPDGQLIAGGENITLIKDVPLEVTVELGRTHKPISDILDFAPGTIIELDKVAGEPVDVLVNGKYVAKGEVVVIDESFGVRVTEIIK from the coding sequence ATGGACGGAACACTCTCTCAGGATGAGATCAACGCCCTCTTGGAAGGGATGGATACATCCGGTGGTGCGGATTCCGGTGACAGTGCACCGGCCGGAGGTGGCGCTATGAGTAGTGAGATTGATGAATCCCTTCTTACTGATGTCGAGAAAGATGCGGTTGGTGAAGTTGCCAATATCAGTATGGGTTCTTCCGCGACAACACTGTTCTCACTCGTTAACCAGAAGGTTAATATCACAACCCCCAGAGTTACACTTTGTAACTGGGACAGACTCATGGCGGATTATGAAAGGCCATGTGTATTCGTACAGATCAAGTACACTATAGGTCTTGATGGAAGTAACATCATGATATTAAAAGAACATGATGTTATGGTCATTACAGATCTTATGATGGGTGGTGACGGTACTAATATTCAGGATGGAGAGATCGGAGAGTTGCAGCTGTCCGCTATTTCTGAAGCTATGAACCAGATGATGGGTGCTGCTGCGACCGCTCTTTCATCTATGATCGACCAGAAAGTTGATATCTCACCTCCGCAGGCAACACTCCTTGCAGCAATGGATACGGATCCCGGTGAGATTGCTGAATTTTTAAGGGGTACTTTCGTAAGGATTACCTTTAAGATGCAGATTGGTGATCTCGTAGATTCGTCAATTATGCAACTGTATCCCGTTGACTTTGCGAAGAGTTTGTACGATACTTTTATTACAAGCACTAAAGAGGATCAGCTCCCACCACCAGGAGAACCGGCTCCTGCGCCGGCACCTTCACCGGCTCCGGCAGCACCCGGACCAGAAGCTGCAGCGCCTTCTATGGATCAGTCCCAGATGATGGGACAGCCAATGATGGGTCAGCCTATGATGGGACAACCCATGATGATGCAGCAGCCGATGATGATGCAGCCGCAGATGATGCCTATGCAGAACATGAACGTGCAGCCGGCATCCTTCCAAAACTTCTCACCGGACGGGCAGCTTATCGCAGGCGGAGAGAACATCACGCTTATCAAAGATGTTCCTTTGGAAGTCACAGTAGAGCTTGGACGTACTCACAAACCTATATCCGATATCCTTGATTTTGCACCGGGTACGATCATAGAGCTTGACAAAGTCGCAGGTGAACCCGTTGACGTACTTGTAAACGGCAAGTACGTAGCCAAAGGCGAAGTAGTTGTAATCGATGAAAGCTTTGGTGTAAGAGTCACTGAGATAATTAAGTAA